From a single Haladaptatus caseinilyticus genomic region:
- a CDS encoding HalOD1 output domain-containing protein, whose translation MGETDETELYYPHEDRSLSQAVLSALEETHETPLIDAEFTLYDHIDPDALNSLFQADANATITVAFTVEDYDVTIWGDEGIYIHVRDGDEGTSKVDET comes from the coding sequence ATGGGAGAAACAGACGAAACAGAGCTGTATTATCCACATGAAGACCGCTCACTGAGTCAGGCTGTTTTGAGTGCGCTGGAAGAAACGCACGAAACACCACTCATTGACGCCGAGTTCACCCTCTATGACCACATTGACCCCGATGCACTCAACTCATTATTTCAAGCAGATGCGAACGCGACGATCACGGTTGCATTTACGGTTGAAGACTATGATGTGACAATTTGGGGCGATGAAGGAATTTATATCCACGTACGAGATGGCGACGAAGGGACTTCCAAGGTGGACGAAACCTAA
- a CDS encoding HalOD1 output domain-containing protein, with the protein MTSSNDHTDDGTKLAQDGNEPDDPDMTFVTQARYERESHRDLTTEIIFAIADAADVAPVDLKDPPLYECVDIAAIEDGFFGPKVAGHTRDSEGSVSFRYNQYHVEVASDGWITVSEPAEYGNQPDSDGL; encoded by the coding sequence GTGACCTCAAGTAATGACCACACTGATGATGGCACCAAACTTGCACAGGACGGAAACGAACCCGATGATCCCGACATGACGTTTGTAACACAGGCTCGCTACGAACGGGAGAGTCACCGCGATCTCACCACCGAAATCATCTTCGCGATTGCGGATGCCGCAGATGTTGCGCCAGTGGATCTCAAGGATCCCCCGTTATACGAGTGCGTGGATATTGCTGCGATCGAAGACGGCTTCTTCGGGCCGAAGGTCGCCGGGCATACTCGTGATAGCGAGGGGAGTGTTTCCTTCCGATATAATCAGTATCACGTTGAGGTGGCCAGTGATGGGTGGATCACGGTGTCTGAACCCGCTGAGTATGGGAATCAGCCAGATTCCGACGGTTTGTGA
- a CDS encoding HalOD1 output domain-containing protein, whose translation MSHAPDSPSVSTPPSQSSANPPLSLTITEAIIAHTDTPREELPPLYTVIDPDSLENLFANTMNGASRTTGNVVFQYAGCTVTVRADRTVVVESSPDN comes from the coding sequence ATGTCACACGCGCCTGATTCACCATCCGTTTCCACGCCACCCTCACAGTCGTCTGCGAATCCACCGCTCAGTCTCACAATCACAGAGGCAATCATCGCTCACACAGATACACCACGCGAGGAATTGCCTCCTCTGTATACTGTAATCGACCCTGATTCCCTCGAAAACCTGTTTGCAAACACGATGAATGGAGCATCGCGAACCACCGGCAACGTGGTGTTTCAGTACGCCGGGTGCACTGTGACGGTCCGTGCGGATCGCACAGTAGTGGTTGAATCGTCACCCGACAATTAA
- a CDS encoding DUF7344 domain-containing protein, translated as MPNSDNYHAPTLALGTAFELLANPMRRQVIYYLRESGQDVASVDELVECVHAETSVVNAPERARVGLVHRHLPKLADHGVIEFDSRSETVRYRDGHRLGAVVAFAAEHER; from the coding sequence ATGCCTAACTCCGATAACTATCATGCACCGACCCTTGCACTCGGAACGGCATTTGAACTTCTTGCGAACCCGATGCGACGGCAGGTAATCTATTATTTGCGCGAGTCCGGCCAGGATGTTGCTTCGGTCGACGAGCTAGTGGAATGCGTGCATGCCGAGACCAGTGTCGTGAATGCACCAGAGCGGGCCCGAGTAGGACTCGTCCATCGGCATCTTCCCAAACTCGCTGATCACGGGGTAATTGAATTCGATTCGCGAAGTGAAACCGTTCGCTATCGTGATGGGCATCGTCTTGGGGCAGTTGTGGCATTCGCTGCAGAGCACGAACGATAA
- a CDS encoding HalOD1 output domain-containing protein has translation MPNTSPSHPEPSLHASPTDTESITAAVLTAVTEANGTKPSTLLYEAIDPDALEDLYQHGSPEVSFEYADKWVTIHPDRTITVSER, from the coding sequence ATGCCAAACACGTCACCTTCACACCCAGAGCCATCCCTCCACGCGTCACCAACAGACACCGAGTCGATCACTGCTGCTGTTCTCACGGCTGTGACCGAAGCTAACGGCACGAAACCCTCGACACTGCTCTATGAAGCTATCGACCCTGATGCACTCGAGGATCTGTATCAGCATGGCTCGCCAGAAGTAAGCTTTGAGTACGCAGACAAGTGGGTAACCATCCATCCCGACCGGACGATCACCGTTTCTGAGCGATAG
- a CDS encoding DUF7344 domain-containing protein: MSIQLRHLLLPKLLDVGVLDHEDETSQIQYRPDPRLTNLLVHAREDSKSVQNRLFGALGHPQRRTILSGVVDADDACALTSLTLVVMGDEEGRVPPEVSGREFRRAQTVLVHKHLPRLDASNLITYRKELGMVALTTTPAARRLPEYLTTLDTVEIE; this comes from the coding sequence GTGAGCATTCAGTTACGTCATCTGCTCTTGCCAAAGCTCCTTGATGTTGGTGTTCTTGACCACGAAGATGAAACGTCTCAAATACAGTATCGTCCAGACCCACGGCTGACGAATCTGCTTGTGCATGCACGCGAGGATTCGAAGTCAGTCCAAAATCGGCTTTTTGGTGCGCTTGGACATCCGCAGCGGCGGACCATTCTCTCGGGAGTAGTCGATGCTGACGATGCATGTGCACTAACGTCTCTCACACTCGTGGTCATGGGAGACGAAGAGGGTCGAGTCCCTCCCGAAGTGTCCGGTCGGGAATTCCGGCGAGCACAAACCGTCCTCGTTCATAAGCATCTTCCCCGGCTCGACGCAAGCAACCTCATTACCTATCGAAAGGAGTTGGGGATGGTTGCACTGACGACAACGCCAGCTGCACGGCGGCTTCCCGAGTATCTGACTACGCTTGATACCGTGGAAATCGAGTGA
- a CDS encoding DUF7344 domain-containing protein → MAGDELPPDEWERDPGRTDEESVAERDLDIDVSETILELQPVFEAIAHPRRRYLVYTLAEETEWSLDDLATKLAAWETDTVEANIATLTRHEIYTSLYHSHVPKLVDLDVIEYDDETETITPGPHAIQVLTALEGAGGSLDNRQETHARSEYDHEDSR, encoded by the coding sequence ATGGCGGGAGACGAGTTACCTCCCGACGAATGGGAGAGAGACCCTGGCCGGACCGACGAAGAGAGCGTCGCCGAGCGCGATCTCGACATCGATGTTTCGGAGACCATCCTCGAGTTACAACCCGTCTTCGAGGCGATTGCACATCCACGACGACGCTATCTCGTCTACACTCTCGCCGAAGAGACTGAATGGTCGCTTGATGACCTTGCGACCAAACTTGCAGCATGGGAGACCGACACCGTAGAGGCGAACATCGCGACGCTCACGCGCCACGAGATATATACGTCACTCTATCACTCCCACGTTCCGAAACTCGTCGATCTGGACGTGATCGAGTATGATGACGAGACTGAGACGATTACCCCCGGTCCACATGCGATCCAGGTGTTAACGGCGTTGGAGGGTGCCGGTGGCAGTCTCGACAATCGGCAAGAAACGCATGCTCGCAGCGAGTACGACCACGAGGACTCTCGGTAA
- a CDS encoding HalOD1 output domain-containing protein → MTFRRIPDGGSRNSDSESSLSVVVVNAIAEHDGRAIQESEPLFEYINPDALDALFAPTWRGTPRQGSVSFRYDSYWVTVNSDRNVTVKPLDELEE, encoded by the coding sequence ATGACGTTTCGACGTATTCCTGATGGTGGATCACGAAACAGCGACTCAGAAAGCTCACTCAGCGTTGTAGTCGTCAATGCAATTGCCGAACACGATGGACGGGCAATCCAAGAGAGCGAGCCGCTATTCGAATACATCAATCCTGATGCCCTTGATGCCTTGTTCGCTCCCACATGGAGAGGAACTCCACGACAAGGGTCGGTGAGCTTTCGATACGACTCCTACTGGGTGACAGTCAACAGTGACCGAAACGTCACTGTCAAACCGCTCGATGAGCTCGAAGAGTGA
- a CDS encoding thermonuclease family protein, whose product MQRSLPLFGLVLIIVLAGCLGGLGFGGSSDAATTTTGIETQTTSIVSSTTAPADPTTATTTITETQTQPRTQTTFLRQPTTANIDTPEDSERFQARVTKVIDPTTLTIKYDGKNRTIDLIGVSVPESSPIHKKAVRYTKSQMDHQVVTVVSDPQVNATDNGRMQAYVYIGNFMFNTDLVRIGYARILDGQFSKRQKFMRKQQQAKQRGYGLWNTTSTSV is encoded by the coding sequence ATGCAGCGATCTCTCCCTCTTTTCGGACTTGTCCTGATTATCGTTCTCGCAGGCTGTCTCGGTGGGCTTGGATTCGGTGGTAGTAGCGACGCCGCAACAACGACGACGGGAATAGAAACACAGACGACCTCAATCGTTAGCTCGACCACAGCACCAGCTGATCCAACAACAGCGACCACGACAATCACGGAAACCCAGACACAGCCACGAACGCAGACGACGTTTCTACGGCAACCAACGACCGCGAATATTGATACACCAGAGGATAGCGAGCGCTTCCAAGCGCGTGTGACCAAAGTCATCGATCCGACGACGCTCACGATCAAATACGATGGGAAGAATCGGACCATCGATTTGATCGGTGTGAGCGTCCCTGAGAGCAGTCCAATCCACAAGAAGGCAGTCCGCTATACGAAGTCCCAAATGGATCACCAAGTCGTGACAGTTGTCTCTGATCCACAGGTGAATGCAACAGATAACGGTCGCATGCAAGCGTACGTCTACATCGGGAATTTCATGTTCAATACTGATTTGGTCCGTATCGGCTATGCTCGTATTCTAGACGGCCAGTTTAGCAAACGCCAAAAGTTCATGCGCAAACAGCAGCAGGCCAAACAACGCGGCTACGGGCTCTGGAACACCACCTCGACATCAGTCTAA